One window of Streptococcus troglodytae genomic DNA carries:
- a CDS encoding amidohydrolase, producing the protein MSEGIYEKLREIRHYLHQHPEISENEFETTAFIKKHLKDLGIEPLAYPLKTGVIAEIGSGQPIIALRADIDALPIIEKTGLAYASKNGAMHACGHDFHQTSLLGAAQILKEREAEIKGTVRFIFQPAEENFQGAYQVIEAGGIEGVSAIIGYHNNPHLKPGQIGLRSGAIMAGVEQFEVTVAGISAHAARPDLGVDTVLAITTMIHNLQQIVARTVSPFDSAVLSVTHIDVGTTWNVLPAKGFFEGTIRTFDPKIRLTVIDKFTKIVETTAEQFGAQVSIQWGNSPKVTYNDATLTPLIFENSKTFAQVIETLPSTGGEDFAAYQEKIPGVFAFVGSNGADNAPDWHHDDFIVKDDALPTAVNYFVENAFKLLEYYRS; encoded by the coding sequence ATGTCAGAAGGAATTTATGAAAAATTGAGGGAAATTCGGCATTATCTTCATCAACATCCTGAAATTTCAGAAAATGAATTTGAAACAACCGCATTCATTAAAAAGCATTTGAAAGATTTGGGCATTGAACCTCTTGCTTATCCCTTAAAAACAGGCGTCATTGCAGAAATCGGATCGGGTCAACCTATTATAGCTCTGAGGGCTGATATTGATGCTTTGCCTATTATCGAAAAGACAGGTCTCGCTTATGCTAGCAAGAATGGTGCCATGCACGCTTGCGGTCATGACTTTCATCAAACGAGTTTATTAGGCGCTGCCCAAATTCTCAAGGAAAGAGAGGCAGAAATCAAAGGGACTGTCCGCTTTATCTTTCAGCCGGCTGAAGAAAATTTTCAGGGTGCATACCAAGTGATTGAAGCGGGCGGTATTGAAGGTGTCTCTGCTATTATCGGCTATCATAATAATCCGCATTTAAAACCGGGTCAGATTGGTCTTCGCTCAGGTGCAATCATGGCTGGAGTCGAGCAATTTGAAGTAACTGTGGCTGGTATCAGTGCCCATGCAGCCCGTCCTGATTTAGGAGTAGATACGGTCTTGGCAATCACGACCATGATTCATAATTTGCAGCAGATTGTTGCACGTACGGTTTCGCCATTTGATTCTGCCGTTTTATCAGTCACCCATATTGATGTTGGCACAACTTGGAATGTCCTGCCAGCCAAAGGATTTTTTGAAGGGACTATTCGGACTTTTGATCCCAAGATTCGCTTAACCGTTATTGATAAGTTTACCAAAATTGTCGAAACAACGGCAGAACAATTTGGTGCACAGGTTTCTATTCAGTGGGGAAATTCGCCAAAAGTGACTTATAATGATGCCACTTTGACGCCTCTTATTTTTGAAAATTCCAAGACATTTGCTCAGGTCATTGAAACCTTGCCATCAACTGGCGGTGAAGATTTTGCAGCCTATCAGGAAAAAATCCCAGGTGTCTTTGCCTTTGTTGGATCAAATGGTGCTGATAATGCTCCAGACTGGCATCATGATGATTTTATTGTCAAAGATGACGCCTTGCCGACTGCTGTCAATTATTTTGTTGAAAATGCTTTTAAACTACTAGAATATTATAGAAGCTGA
- a CDS encoding TetR/AcrR family transcriptional regulator — MAEKSIRKPKQERSIEKRNKILQVAKDLFSDKTYFNVTTNEIAKKANVSVGTLYAYFASKDDILTALLKRYNDFFLTAIFADINSQDSLDRFKKNPKEWLSALINQLLAAEDKIFHAQIEMLAYAIPQAKDLLEEHNNNLKNLTYKCLLYYSDQDANPSFKTLSLVVFDFISALVDELLYHEHTQEEAQQIKKTGIDSLELIIKSYL; from the coding sequence ATGGCAGAAAAAAGTATCAGAAAACCCAAGCAAGAAAGAAGTATTGAAAAGCGCAACAAGATACTTCAAGTGGCTAAAGATTTGTTTTCAGATAAAACTTATTTTAATGTGACAACCAATGAAATTGCTAAAAAAGCTAATGTCTCTGTAGGGACACTCTACGCTTACTTTGCCAGCAAAGATGATATTTTAACAGCGCTTTTAAAAAGGTATAATGACTTTTTTCTGACAGCCATTTTTGCTGATATCAATAGTCAAGATTCTTTAGACAGGTTCAAAAAGAACCCTAAGGAATGGCTGAGCGCTTTGATTAATCAGTTATTGGCTGCAGAAGATAAAATTTTTCATGCTCAAATTGAGATGTTAGCCTATGCTATTCCGCAGGCTAAAGACTTACTGGAGGAGCATAATAATAACTTGAAAAATTTGACCTACAAATGTCTTTTATATTATAGCGATCAGGATGCCAATCCGAGCTTTAAAACCTTGTCTCTTGTGGTCTTTGATTTTATTTCAGCTTTGGTAGATGAATTGCTTTATCATGAACACACGCAAGAAGAAGCACAACAAATAAAAAAGACTGGCATAGACAGTCTTGAGCTGATTATTAAGTCTTATTTATAG
- a CDS encoding lipoate--protein ligase, producing the protein MKYIVSQSNDPAFNIAQEAYAFREMLDEDEIFILWINEPTIVIGKHQNAIEEINKEYTDAHDIHIVRRLSGGGAVYHDLNNLNYTIISNKADEGAFDFKTFSKPVIDTLAKLGVKAEFTGRNDLEIDGKKFCGNAQAYYKGRMMHHGCLMFDVDRSVLADALKVSKDKIESKGIKSVRARVTNINDELPQKMSVLEFRDALLEQVKEENPDMTEYTFSEAELERIKQSAKEQFGNWNWIYGTAPDYTIKRSVRYPAGKITTYANVEKSVIKSIKIYGDFFGIGDVADIEGLLVGCRYDYKDVLEKLKTIDTTHYFTRMTREEVAKAIVA; encoded by the coding sequence ATGAAATATATTGTCAGTCAGTCAAATGATCCAGCTTTTAATATAGCTCAAGAAGCCTATGCTTTTAGAGAAATGCTTGATGAAGATGAAATTTTTATTTTATGGATCAATGAACCAACCATTGTTATTGGCAAACACCAAAATGCCATTGAAGAAATCAATAAAGAATATACAGATGCTCATGACATTCATATTGTTCGTCGTCTGTCAGGCGGCGGTGCAGTCTACCATGATCTTAATAATCTCAATTATACGATTATTTCCAATAAAGCAGATGAAGGGGCTTTTGATTTTAAAACCTTTTCCAAACCAGTTATTGATACTTTAGCGAAATTGGGGGTCAAGGCTGAATTTACTGGTCGTAATGATCTTGAAATTGATGGCAAAAAATTTTGTGGCAATGCCCAAGCTTACTATAAGGGACGAATGATGCATCATGGCTGTCTCATGTTTGATGTTGATAGATCTGTCTTAGCAGATGCTCTTAAAGTCAGTAAGGATAAGATTGAATCTAAAGGCATCAAGTCAGTTCGTGCGCGTGTGACTAATATTAATGATGAACTGCCTCAAAAGATGTCCGTTTTAGAATTTCGGGATGCCCTTCTTGAACAAGTTAAAGAAGAAAATCCAGATATGACTGAATATACTTTTTCAGAAGCAGAATTGGAACGCATCAAGCAGTCAGCTAAAGAGCAGTTTGGCAATTGGAATTGGATCTATGGAACTGCCCCAGACTATACTATAAAACGCAGTGTCCGTTACCCCGCAGGTAAGATTACAACCTATGCCAATGTTGAAAAATCGGTTATTAAATCAATTAAGATTTATGGAGATTTCTTTGGTATCGGAGATGTTGCCGATATTGAAGGTCTGCTTGTTGGCTGCCGCTATGATTATAAGGATGTCCTAGAAAAACTTAAAACCATTGATACAACACATTATTTCACGCGAATGACAAGGGAAGAAGTGGCCAAAGCGATTGTGGCCTAA
- a CDS encoding MFS transporter has translation MTKKIMLTIAMCLGIFIVMLDTTIMNITLPAIQKGLGVKLDQLSWTINVYTIIFASCTIPLSKIADIYGKGRLFVLCLLLFGIGSLLSGLANGFSQLILGRIISSFGAAILLPVGNSLGISSWEVKDRFKIVAALGLMQGGAAAIGPTLGGILTDTFSWHWIFFINLPIIIIATCLMILSYHFKSEEKTESKIDFAGSFISMLGLFLVTLGLIQIRDWGAGDWRTLGCLITFLLSLFAFIILEKHSKSPMINLKLFKIREFTASALVALLAQFFYIGVIVILPTFFTTIQGKTELDAALILLPMSLVVFICGGLGSLVINQLGSRLLVFVGLTAILLSYLLIVSINPNKVMAMALTTLILGIGFGIIAGPVNVLAASTLQGELLTASQSVIGVVRQIGSVLGVTVFISMVSNNMANLSQYNHSSMVEAYISIYKIWIPCLLIFLVLSFLFPKKNVT, from the coding sequence ATGACTAAAAAAATCATGTTAACAATAGCCATGTGTTTAGGGATTTTTATCGTAATGTTAGACACTACTATTATGAACATCACCTTACCGGCTATTCAAAAGGGCTTGGGAGTAAAACTGGATCAACTCTCTTGGACCATCAATGTTTATACCATCATTTTTGCTTCCTGTACCATTCCTTTAAGCAAGATTGCTGATATTTATGGCAAGGGTCGGTTATTTGTCCTTTGCCTGCTGCTCTTTGGAATAGGCAGCTTACTGTCTGGGCTTGCTAATGGATTTTCTCAATTAATTCTTGGACGTATCATCTCCAGTTTTGGAGCTGCTATTTTACTTCCAGTAGGCAACAGTTTAGGGATTTCTTCCTGGGAGGTTAAAGATCGCTTTAAAATTGTTGCTGCTCTTGGTCTCATGCAGGGCGGTGCTGCTGCTATCGGCCCGACTTTGGGCGGTATTCTTACTGATACCTTTTCTTGGCACTGGATTTTCTTTATTAATCTGCCAATCATCATAATTGCAACGTGCCTCATGATTTTATCTTATCATTTTAAAAGTGAAGAAAAGACTGAGTCCAAAATTGATTTTGCTGGCAGTTTTATTTCAATGCTAGGCCTCTTTTTAGTGACATTGGGCTTAATTCAAATAAGAGATTGGGGAGCAGGTGACTGGCGCACTTTAGGCTGTTTGATAACATTTTTGCTTAGTCTCTTTGCTTTTATTATCCTTGAAAAGCATAGTAAGAGTCCGATGATTAATTTGAAGCTATTTAAGATTAGAGAATTCACAGCTTCAGCATTGGTCGCCTTATTAGCGCAATTCTTCTATATTGGTGTTATCGTGATTTTGCCAACCTTTTTTACAACCATTCAAGGAAAGACAGAACTTGATGCAGCCTTAATTTTACTGCCTATGTCCTTAGTGGTCTTTATCTGCGGTGGTTTAGGAAGTTTAGTTATTAACCAATTGGGCTCAAGATTGCTGGTTTTTGTGGGTTTGACCGCTATTTTACTTTCTTATCTTTTAATCGTCAGCATCAATCCAAATAAAGTGATGGCAATGGCTCTCACAACCTTAATTTTGGGCATTGGTTTTGGTATTATTGCTGGACCTGTCAATGTTTTAGCGGCATCAACTTTACAAGGTGAACTGCTCACCGCCTCTCAAAGCGTTATTGGAGTCGTCAGACAGATTGGCTCTGTTCTAGGCGTCACTGTTTTTATCTCAATGGTTAGCAATAATATGGCAAATTTAAGTCAATATAACCACTCCAGTATGGTAGAAGCTTACATTTCTATCTACAAAATTTGGATTCCTTGCCTGCTTATTTTCTTAGTACTTTCTTTCCTATTTCCAAAGAAAAACGTTACCTAG